A DNA window from Ipomoea triloba cultivar NCNSP0323 chromosome 10, ASM357664v1 contains the following coding sequences:
- the LOC116032292 gene encoding dnaJ homolog subfamily B member 13-like, whose product MGADYYKILQVDKDANDEDLKKAYRKLAMKWHPDKNPTNKKEAEDKFKQISEAYEVLSDPQKREIYDQYGEEGLKGEVPAPNGGGGGGATFFQTGDGPNVFRFNPRNANDIFAEFFGSSSPFGGGMRGGNSRFSSSLFGDDMFSSFGDGRPMSSVPRKAPPIERKLPCSLEELYKGTTKKMKISREIADMSGKTLPVEEILTIDIRPGWKKGTKITFTEKGNEEPNVIPADLVFIIDEKPHGTFTREGNDLVVTHRISLAEALTGYTVHLTTLDGRKLTIPINSVIHPDYEEVVPREGMPIPKEPTKRGNLRIKFNIKFPTRLTPEQKSGIKKLLAS is encoded by the exons ATGGGGGCAGATTACTATAAGATATTGCAGGTGGACAAGGATGCAAACGATGAAGATTTGAAGAAAGCATATAGAAAGCTGGCTATGAAATGGCACCCTGACAAGAACCCAACCAACAAGAAAGAAGCCGAGGACAAATTCAAGCAGATCTCCGAAGCCTACGAG GTTCTAAGTGATCCACAGAAGAGGGAAATCTACGATCAATATGGCGAGGAAGGGCTTAAAGGTGAAGTGCCGGCGCCTAACGGCGGCGGGGGTGGTGGGGCGACGTTTTTTCAAACAGGGGATGGGCCAAATGTGTTTAGATTTAACCCCAGAAATGCTAATGATATTTTCGCTGAATTCTTTGGATCGTCGAGCCCTTTTGGTGGTGGGATGAGAGGGGGGAATTCAAGGTTCTCCAGTTCATTGTTTGGGGATGATATGTTCAGTTCATTTGGAGATGGCAGACCGATGAGTTCAGTGCCACGAAAAGCACCTCCGATTGAAAGGAAGTTGCCTTGCAGCCTTGAAGAGCTTTACAAGGGAACCACTAAGAAGATGAAAATCTCCAGGGAGATTGCTGATATGAGTGG GAAGACTTTGCCAGTAGAAGAGATCTTAACTATTGACATCAGACCAGGCTGGAAGAAGGGAACAAAGATCACATTCACAGAGAAAGGAAACGAGGAGCCAAATGTCATCCCTGCAGATCTTGTGTTCATAATCGACGAAAAGCCCCATGGCACCTTCACAAGAGAAGGGAATGATCTTGTTGTCACACACAGAATATCTCTGGCAGAAGCTTTAACAGGCTACACTGTCCATTTGACAACACTAGATGGAAGAAAACTCACCATTCCTATCAACTCTGTCATTCATCCAGATTATGAAGAGGTTGTCCCAAGAGAAGGGATGCCAATTCCCAAAGAGCCCACAAAGAGAGGCAATTTGAGGATCAAGTTCAACATCAAGTTCCCTACTAGGTTGACACCAGAGCAGAAGTCTGGAATCAAGAAATTGCTTGCTTCATGA
- the LOC116031512 gene encoding protein E6-like — MASIAIHFSIFLLFSLLSPSHLHARDSQFFNKMPRNNVVSKAQTTLNPQEQQPSFMQESENGGYGLYGRESTTAPKNLPYRDEEIPNKKNLPKNYNPVSYVTVPEDTGPAKKNQYYGGGKQKTTMPSDTFMQSGYTNAGENYFNNQKEKFPSSTTTGDRYDQYNGGDANGFKKQGMSDTRFMDGGRYSYNGENFPRNPLDNSRNEFGNSRNFNENNNNNFMENSYQNEEEFEDEDDDLP; from the coding sequence ATGGCTTCCATTGCCATCCATTTCTCAATCTTCCTCCTCTTCTCCCTTCTTTCCCCATCCCATCTCCATGCAAGAGACAGCCAGTTCTTCAACAAAATGCCCCGAAACAACGTTGTTAGCAAGGCCCAGACAACCTTAAACCCGCAAGAACAACAGCCCAGCTTCATGCAGGAATCTGAAAACGGCGGCTATGGCCTTTACGGCCGCGAATCCACAACGGCCCCCAAGAATCTCCCGTATCGAGACGAGGAGATTCCCAACAAGAAAAACCTCCCCAAAAACTACAACCCGGTTTCCTACGTCACCGTTCCCGAGGACACTGGCCCGGCCaaaaaaaaccagtactacGGGGGCGGCAAGCAGAAAACGACAATGCCAAGTGACACATTCATGCAGAGCGGCTACACAAACGCCGGCGAGAATTACTTCAACAACCAAAAGGAGAAATTCCcctcctccaccaccaccgGCGACCGGTACGATCAGTACAACGGCGGCGACGCTAACGGATTCAAGAAACAGGGGATGAGTGACACTAGATTTATGGACGGTGGGAGATATTCTTACAACGGCGAAAATTTCCCCAGAAACCCATTGGACAATTCACGAAACGAGTTTGGGAACAGCAGGAATTTCAAcgagaacaacaacaacaatttcatggagaatagCTACCAAAATGAGGAGGAGTTTGAGGACGAAGATGATGATTTGCCATGA